CACCAACATACTTTCTCAAAAAATCTAAAGAAGATGTTAAATTTCCCCATTGATCACCACCACCACATTGAATACGGCAGCCATATTGTTTAAATAAATTATAAAAATCACCTGATTGAAGAATCATATATGAAAATTCGGAATAGCTGATACCAACTTCCAAACGAGACTTTACAATATCTTTTCCTAACATATAATTTATTTGGAATAATTTACCATAGTCTCTTAAAAATTCAATAACTGATATTTTACTCCACCAGTCATAGTTATCAACAATAATTCCCTTATCGGGACTTGAAAAATCTAAAAAATAAGATAATTGTTTTTTGATGCATTCAACATTATGTTTAACTTGTTCAGCCTTAAGGAAACTTCTTTCAGCTTTTTTTCCAGAAGGATCACCGATCATACCGGTTCCACCACCGATAACAGCTATAATTTTATGTCCAGCTAATTGCAATCTTTTAAGCATTGTAATCATAACGAAATTACCGAGTTGCAAACTGGTAGCCGAAGGATCAAAGCCACAATAGATTGTTTGCTTTGTCTCTAACATCTTTCTCAATAATTCCTCATTTGAGCATTGGTCTAGCAATCCACGGGATCTTAAATCATCTAAAATATTCATACGTTCCTCCGTTAATCTTATTTATCATATCACTTTTTTCTATATATCTCTAGTTTTTGAATTGTTTTTATAATTTAATTAGATTATAAGGAAGGAATGTGGCATAATATTTTCGTATTCGAGGCAAATATGAAAAGTTTTGATATTTTAAAAATTTCTGAAAGAGCTCGTAGCAGTAAACTAAATTTACCTTTATATAATGCAACGGCTGGTATGTTTTTTGCGGATGATGGCAATCTTATGACTTATGATAGCGTCCGAAAAACTCTTGAAAAAATTAGTACAACAACCAATTTTGCTTATCCACCTTCTATCGGAAATGGTAAATTTTTAGATGGATTAAAATCTTTTGTTTTTGGATTTGATGAAAATTTAAAAGATGAATTTGCTAGTGTTCTTACTTTAGGTGGAACCGGTGCTTTATCTTTGATCTCTGATCATGTAAAAAGCAAAAATATTATTCTTCCAAGACTTCTTTGGACTAATTATTTTTCTATATTCCATATTGAAAAACAAGATGCATCCTTCTATGAATTATTTTCTAAAGAGTCTTTAAAAAATGCTCTAAGCTCTTCTTTACATAAAAATGACGAACCAATTTTAGTAATAAATGATCCAGCTCAAAATCCTACTGGTTATTCAATGAGTGAAAAAGAATATGAAGATCTTGTTGATG
The DNA window shown above is from Firmicutes bacterium CAG:345 and carries:
- a CDS encoding tyrosine--tRNA ligase (product inferred by homology to UniProt) — translated: MNILDDLRSRGLLDQCSNEELLRKMLETKQTIYCGFDPSATSLQLGNFVMITMLKRLQLAGHKIIAVIGGGTGMIGDPSGKKAERSFLKAEQVKHNVECIKKQLSYFLDFSSPDKGIIVDNYDWWSKISVIEFLRDYGKLFQINYMLGKDIVKSRLEVGISYSEFSYMILQSGDFYNLFKQYGCRIQCGGGDQWGNLTSSLDFLRKYVGDEEDAGVFTLKLITDSQGKKFGKSENGALYLDGNMTSPYQIYQYFMNVDDASVEKFLRIFDLRSLDEIHQIYEKHMENPGLRAGQKELARVMVTTLHGAEKAAECEKMTSALFKDEFVGLSKEALNEISKSLNKVESDESVELIQALVDTKLASSRREAREFLKANSIRVNGNIINDEHYLLSKDNALENEFFFIKRGKKNYAVLHLN